A window of Methanobacterium formicicum contains these coding sequences:
- a CDS encoding iron ABC transporter substrate-binding protein has translation MLYVFGLGNSSSSNGTVTITDVAGRTVQVPAQVDKVVGTGCSAREIVYLNASDKIVGIEKTETNSTGGWGSQLPYMIAHPELMSLPIVGDARTNVVNYEEIAKLKPDVVFAADSSTAEDVQSKTGIPTVVVYTMGVGTKEQMEKYQNSLKIMGKVLGKDERAQELITYINSCEEDLNKRTKDAASSNNATVYVGGHAYRGSHGITSTNAFYPPFRLVNANNVASNVTTNDTSIAVQIDKEQLINWNPDVIFIEESSLASVVNDTKNYPQYKDLNAVKNGQVYGLLSYCLYSYNKDILIADAYYVGKVLYPEQFSDVNPEEKADEIFVKFVGKPVYSQMKAAQGGFKKIEI, from the coding sequence TTGCTCTATGTTTTTGGTCTAGGGAATTCCAGTTCCAGCAACGGTACCGTCACCATAACTGATGTCGCCGGTAGAACAGTGCAGGTTCCAGCCCAGGTAGATAAAGTGGTGGGAACCGGGTGTTCGGCGCGGGAAATCGTCTATTTGAATGCCAGTGATAAAATTGTGGGAATTGAAAAGACAGAGACCAATTCCACCGGGGGATGGGGAAGCCAGTTACCCTACATGATCGCCCATCCAGAACTCATGAGTCTCCCCATAGTGGGCGATGCACGTACCAATGTGGTAAATTATGAGGAAATAGCAAAACTTAAGCCTGATGTTGTCTTTGCTGCTGATTCCAGCACTGCTGAAGACGTACAATCCAAAACAGGAATTCCAACCGTGGTGGTATACACCATGGGTGTGGGAACCAAAGAACAGATGGAAAAGTACCAGAATTCCTTGAAAATAATGGGTAAAGTTTTGGGTAAAGATGAACGGGCCCAGGAACTGATTACTTATATTAATTCCTGCGAAGAGGACTTAAATAAACGGACAAAAGATGCAGCATCCAGTAATAACGCCACAGTATACGTGGGGGGTCATGCATACCGGGGGTCCCATGGTATAACTTCAACCAATGCGTTCTACCCTCCATTCCGTCTGGTAAATGCCAACAACGTTGCCAGCAATGTCACTACCAATGACACATCCATAGCAGTCCAGATTGATAAAGAACAGTTGATAAACTGGAATCCCGATGTAATTTTCATTGAAGAATCCAGTTTAGCATCAGTAGTTAACGACACAAAGAATTATCCCCAATATAAGGATTTAAATGCTGTAAAGAACGGCCAAGTATATGGGTTGCTCTCATACTGTCTTTACAGTTACAACAAGGACATATTAATTGCTGATGCCTACTACGTGGGGAAAGTACTCTACCCTGAGCAATTCAGCGATGTAAACCCGGAAGAGAAGGCGGATGAAATCTTTGTAAAATTCGTGGGTAAACCAGTATACAGCCAGATGAAAGCAGCACAGGGTGGATTCAAGAAAATCGAAATATGA